CTGGTGTCCAGGAGATCAGTTCGGTGACGAGCCAACAGGCGGACGCTACGCAGGCAGTCCTCTCTGCGGTCGACGACGCGACCGAGACTAGTGCCGAGACGGTCGAAGAGGCATCGGCAGCGGCGACAGGTGCCGAACAGCAGACGCTTGCACTGTCTGCAGTGTCGGACAGCGCGAGTGCGCTTGCGACGCAGGCGAACCGCCTCAACGACACGCTCGACCAGTTCAAGACCGAGATGGCCGTCACAGTGCCGGCCGACGAAGACGCTGGTGAAGCCGACGAGGCTGACCCACTGGAATCCGACGAAGACGTTGGCGAAGCCGACGAGGCTGAAGACGTTCTGGCTGACGCAGACGGTGACGACCCACTGGCCGAAGACCCGCTGGCCGAAACGCCCGCTTCGGACGAGTCGACGTTCCGTTTCGACGGGGAGCCCGGCGACGAAATCGACTTCGACGAGGTCGAATCCGACGTGGAACTGGCCGACGAAGCCGAGGGAGAACCGAGCGACGAGACCGAAGAGTCGCCTGTAGACAACACCGCGGAGCGATGATGCAATCGAAGCTACCGTCTCTCTGCTCAGAAGGGGTGAGCAGATGAGCGAACAGTCGGCCGACGTTGGCGGCGGTGACACCGTCGCACCTGAGTCGGTCATCGAATTCCTCGAGTTCCGTCTCGATGGAGACCGATACGCACTGGAGTTGGGCCGGGTGGGGCAAGTCATCTGGAAACCTGCGATTACTCGTGTTCCGAACGCCCCCAACGGAATCTACGGGTCGGCGACAGTCGAAGGCGACGTCGCCGTCGCCGTCGATACGTACGCAGTCGTCGACTGTGAGCGGCCGTTTTCTGACCCCGAGGACGCGTACCTCGTTCTCTTAGACCGTCAGGAGACGCCGCAACTCGTTGGCCTCCTCGTCGAAGCGGTCGACGGAATCTATCGACACCACGTCGATACGGTGTCTCAACTGACGGACGGAGACGTCCCACTCGACGACCGCTGGTTTAGGGCCGTAATCGAAGATGGCGAGACGCCCGACATACACGTCTTCGACAGCCATCAACTCATCGCGGCCATCCACCCACTGGAAGCACGATAACACGATTTACGAAACAGACAGACACAGACAGATGATCACAACCGAACCGAGGTTCACGTAGGACGCACACATGTCAATCGGGATTCTAATCGTCGACGACTCAAGCTACATGCGAAGTAGGCTCAAGAGCGCGCTCGACGATGACACGTACGAAATCGTTGACGAAGCACAGAACGGCGCATGGGCAGTGCAGAAGTACAAAGAACACGGCGATGACATCGACATCGTCTTGATGGACATCGTGATGCGAAAGGCGAACGGTGTCAAGGCGACTGCCGCCATCAAGCATCTCGACAAAGACGCCCGCGTCATCATGTGTACGAGCGTGGGACAGCGGAAGAAGATGGAACTCGCCGCCCGGGCAGGCGCAGACGGCTACATCACGAAACCGTTCGACGACGACGAAATCGTCCGAGCCATCGAGAGTATCCTTTCCGACGAATCATGAGACACAGAGAGGTACCGCCCACGAAAACCGTCGTCAGTAATCGCGGGAGGCCGCCGTGAGCCGAAACGACGAATTCGTCCGCGAGACGCGGACGTCCGTGCGACAACTGACGAACGGACTCGTCGAACTCGAACGAGACGGAAGCAGTCGGGAACTGGTAGACGACCTGTTCCGGACGGCGCACACGCTGAAGGGGAACTGCAGTATGGCCGGTCTCGACGGTGCGAGTCGGCTCGCCCACGCAGTCGAAGACTTCCTCAGCGGTCTCCGTGACGGGTCACTGGGTCCGAACCCAGACCTGATAGACGCCGCACTCGCAGCAGTCGACGACATCGACGCGATACTCGACGAGTGGGCCGACGGAGACACCGTCGAAACCGACCCCGAGTCGTCGGTGTCGGCGCTCCGCACGGAGATGGAACGCTACCGAGGTGACCCGGGTGCGAGCGACGAGATGGCATCACGGGACGCAGACGCGCCGAGTCCAGAGTCGATGCCCGACCCGGACACGGCGGAGTTCGACCCGACAGTCGTCGATGCGCTCGAATCCGCGAGCGGGTTCGACGACCTCGAAGGGTTGCTCGCCGAGATGGACGACCCCGATGTGGACGAAGACGAAGCGCAGTCCCGCTGGGGGACGTTCGACAAGCGTGACGCTGACGACCCGTCGGCGGGTCACGGTTCGGCAGGGAGCTCTCAAAACGAGTTCGACGCCATCAAAAGCGGCGTCGACACGGACGACGTCTCGTCACTCGACCGCGAACTCGTCGAAACCGAATTCGGCGAGTTCGACGACGACGACCAGCTCTCGATTCAGGACCTCATCGAAGGCGAAGTCGCCGGCCCTGACGTGGAGGACGAAGACGCAGACCAGTCGGACGACGCCGACGCAACCGCCGACTCGTCGAGTTCGACAGTCAGCGCCGACGCCGACACGGCAAACGACGCCATTCGCCCCGAAGACTTCGGCTACACCGCTGCTACCTCGTCGGCCAGCGACGACACCCCAGTGAGTGCAGACGAGGGTGCATCAGAGACGCCAGCGGGTGCGACTGCATCCGGAGCCGACGCGGCAAACCCGTTCGAAGGCGCCGACGTCGTCGACCCCGACGAAGACCCGGCAGACGACGGCGTCTCGGTAGCAGGCGAGTCCGACGTGGCCACCGAACAGCCAGCCTCGACAGAATCTGTCGACGCAGACCTCGAACGCGAGGGAGAAGACGACGCAGAAATCTCGTTCCCCGACGGCAAGTCGTTCGACCCCGAGAGCGAGGAGTCGTCCGCGTCTGAGGAACCGGCGCTCGGATTCTCCGCAGACAATGCATCCGAGGCGTCGGACGACAGTCCCGACGACTTCGAGGAGTTCGACGACGCTCCCGACCCCCTCGACGACGTCTCCGACGAGTTCGACCTCCCAGACGAGGGTGCCGACGGACCCGGACACTCCGAAGAGATTACCGAAGACGACCTCTCCGGCGAGTTTGGAGACGACAGTTTCGACCTCGCAGACGACGACCAGCAGGGCGACATCTCCGACGAGGACCTCGGCATCCCCGAGGACTTCCTGAGCGGTGGTATCGACCTCGACGTCGGGCAGACAGCGAACGACTCGGCGAGTTCGGCAGACGACGCCGGGTTGTCGGTCGAACGCGGAGTCGAGGGACTCGACCTTCCAGACATCGACCTGCCAGACGTCGACGAACTCTCTGGCGCATCCCTCGCCGACGAGTTCGACGGGAACTCGGCCGCCGACGTCTCGTTCGAACGGGACGAACACACGATGGCGTTCGAGTCCCGCTTCGCCGAGCGATTCGGTGGCAGTGTCGGCGACGACGACGTCCAACTCCTCCAGGTTGCCTCCTCGACGATCGAGGAGAGTAGCCTCGATGCCGCCAGATACCAGTCCAGCGGGACCGCGTCGTACCCACCCGACTTCGGTGACACGCGAGAGACCGACCAGATTCAGTCGCTCACCGTCGACGTCCAGAACGCGGACTCGCTTTTGAACCTCGTCGAAGAACTGTCGCTGACGCAACTGCGCATCAAACAGTCCGACGGAGAGGACATCGACGACCACCTGTCGGTGATGGATTCGGTGACGGCCGAACTCCGGCGCGCCGTGATGAATTTACGCCTCATGCCGCTTTCGACGGCCATCGACGGACTCCCACGAGTC
The genomic region above belongs to Haloferax marinisediminis and contains:
- a CDS encoding ATP-binding protein → MSRNDEFVRETRTSVRQLTNGLVELERDGSSRELVDDLFRTAHTLKGNCSMAGLDGASRLAHAVEDFLSGLRDGSLGPNPDLIDAALAAVDDIDAILDEWADGDTVETDPESSVSALRTEMERYRGDPGASDEMASRDADAPSPESMPDPDTAEFDPTVVDALESASGFDDLEGLLAEMDDPDVDEDEAQSRWGTFDKRDADDPSAGHGSAGSSQNEFDAIKSGVDTDDVSSLDRELVETEFGEFDDDDQLSIQDLIEGEVAGPDVEDEDADQSDDADATADSSSSTVSADADTANDAIRPEDFGYTAATSSASDDTPVSADEGASETPAGATASGADAANPFEGADVVDPDEDPADDGVSVAGESDVATEQPASTESVDADLEREGEDDAEISFPDGKSFDPESEESSASEEPALGFSADNASEASDDSPDDFEEFDDAPDPLDDVSDEFDLPDEGADGPGHSEEITEDDLSGEFGDDSFDLADDDQQGDISDEDLGIPEDFLSGGIDLDVGQTANDSASSADDAGLSVERGVEGLDLPDIDLPDVDELSGASLADEFDGNSAADVSFERDEHTMAFESRFAERFGGSVGDDDVQLLQVASSTIEESSLDAARYQSSGTASYPPDFGDTRETDQIQSLTVDVQNADSLLNLVEELSLTQLRIKQSDGEDIDDHLSVMDSVTAELRRAVMNLRLMPLSTAIDGLPRVVRDIARKQDKQVSYEVSDEGVNLDRSIVEKLGDPLVHLVRNAVDHGIEPPEERTRQGKKPEGTVELRARRDREHVVIEVEDDGRGISAERIRQQAIDNDIISRERAERMSFDEVYDLVFEPGFSTADEVTDVSGRGVGMDAVRRTINSLEGTVELTSESGSGTTVRIRLPVSIAVAKMLFVRVGHEQYAIPASAVEDVEIVDEDSLSDDGLVAVDWPEHVTDRPDRIPLLRLGKVLGVEDAASGSGTTDSTDNQSGASESTAAGTAQADKRSHSKRVLVRLDPATRELALLCDEVDDAREVVVKPYEKLLGDVPGISGATMSGDGTLVNIVDVTTL
- a CDS encoding response regulator — protein: MSIGILIVDDSSYMRSRLKSALDDDTYEIVDEAQNGAWAVQKYKEHGDDIDIVLMDIVMRKANGVKATAAIKHLDKDARVIMCTSVGQRKKMELAARAGADGYITKPFDDDEIVRAIESILSDES
- a CDS encoding chemotaxis protein CheW — encoded protein: MSEQSADVGGGDTVAPESVIEFLEFRLDGDRYALELGRVGQVIWKPAITRVPNAPNGIYGSATVEGDVAVAVDTYAVVDCERPFSDPEDAYLVLLDRQETPQLVGLLVEAVDGIYRHHVDTVSQLTDGDVPLDDRWFRAVIEDGETPDIHVFDSHQLIAAIHPLEAR